The following are from one region of the Fastidiosipila sp. genome:
- a CDS encoding ribonuclease J: protein MNRKKKEETETRTKKETEAKLRVIPLGGMREIGKNMTVFEYGDDLIVIDCGMAFPDTRMPGIDVIIPDFTYLRKNRDKFRGILITHGHEDHIGALPWLLKEFDVPVYATPMSMKLIEIKLDNTRPKVESKKLQTVRAGDTLAIGAFEIEFIHVNHSIADAVSIALTSPVGTVFFTGDFKVDYTPTTVDPIDLGKIAEIGNRGVLALISESTNAERPGHSLSEREVGKAFKEIFSEAEGRIIVATFSSNVFRLQQVISNAESAGRKVLILGRSMLNVFEAAKSLGYLTYKPATIMDIQSIDSFPPQEIVILATGSQGEPMSALSRLAYSEHHSTEIMEGDTVILSSSMIPGNEEAIYRVVNELFMKGAQVIYESLSEVHASGHACQDELKQILTLTRPRYFIPSHGEFRMLYRHAELASRMGIPNDRIALAKNGDILEFSKDGRLTFAGYTEGAGVLIDGSGMGDVDQYVLNDRLRLAEEGVVAVTIVIDAHANRLYGDPVVQAKGFIYESEMKHVVELCQERVKEIAHDLWEKKKPLGVHMTSDDVSDKIQKTLFELTRRRPVVMVAVTTV, encoded by the coding sequence ATGAATCGTAAAAAAAAGGAAGAAACAGAAACCAGGACAAAAAAAGAAACTGAAGCAAAACTGCGCGTGATTCCGCTGGGCGGCATGCGTGAAATAGGGAAAAACATGACCGTATTCGAATATGGTGACGATCTGATCGTCATTGACTGCGGCATGGCCTTCCCGGATACCCGGATGCCGGGAATTGACGTCATCATCCCCGATTTTACCTATCTGCGCAAGAATCGGGACAAATTCCGGGGGATTTTGATTACACACGGCCATGAAGATCATATCGGCGCCCTGCCCTGGCTGCTCAAGGAATTCGATGTCCCCGTCTACGCGACACCCATGTCCATGAAACTGATCGAGATCAAACTGGACAACACCCGTCCCAAGGTGGAAAGCAAAAAACTTCAGACGGTGCGGGCCGGCGATACACTTGCGATTGGCGCCTTCGAGATTGAATTCATTCATGTCAATCATTCGATCGCCGACGCCGTCTCCATTGCCCTGACAAGTCCTGTGGGGACTGTCTTCTTCACCGGAGATTTCAAGGTTGACTATACGCCGACCACGGTGGATCCCATCGACCTGGGAAAGATCGCAGAAATCGGCAACCGCGGCGTCCTTGCCCTGATCTCCGAGAGCACCAACGCTGAGCGGCCCGGCCACTCCTTGTCGGAGAGAGAGGTCGGGAAAGCCTTCAAGGAAATCTTTTCCGAGGCGGAGGGGCGGATCATTGTAGCCACCTTCTCCTCCAACGTCTTCCGCCTGCAGCAGGTTATCTCGAATGCCGAGTCAGCGGGCCGCAAGGTCCTCATTTTGGGCCGCAGCATGCTGAATGTCTTTGAGGCGGCCAAGAGCCTGGGCTATCTCACTTACAAACCGGCTACCATCATGGATATCCAGAGCATCGACAGTTTTCCGCCCCAGGAAATTGTCATCCTGGCAACGGGCAGCCAGGGTGAACCCATGTCGGCCCTGTCGCGTCTGGCTTATTCGGAACACCACAGCACTGAAATTATGGAGGGCGATACGGTCATCCTTTCCTCCAGCATGATCCCCGGCAATGAGGAGGCCATCTACCGTGTCGTCAACGAGCTTTTCATGAAAGGGGCCCAGGTTATCTATGAGTCACTGTCGGAGGTCCACGCCTCAGGCCACGCCTGCCAGGATGAGTTGAAACAGATCCTGACCCTGACCCGTCCACGGTATTTCATCCCGTCGCACGGTGAGTTCCGTATGCTCTACCGACACGCGGAATTGGCCAGCCGGATGGGCATTCCCAATGACAGGATCGCGCTCGCGAAAAATGGCGACATCCTGGAATTTTCAAAAGACGGCCGCCTGACTTTTGCCGGCTACACCGAAGGCGCCGGCGTCCTGATTGACGGGTCGGGCATGGGGGATGTCGACCAGTACGTACTGAACGACCGTCTCCGCCTGGCAGAGGAGGGAGTTGTGGCAGTCACCATCGTCATCGATGCCCATGCCAACCGCCTTTACGGCGACCCCGTTGTCCAGGCCAAGGGTTTCATCTATGAGAGCGAAATGAAACACGTCGTCGAATTATGCCAGGAGCGGGTCAAGGAAATCGCCCATGACCTCTGGGAGAAGAAAAAGCCGCTTGGTGTTCATATGACGTCAGATGACGTGAGCGACAAGATTCAGAAGACCCTCTTTGAACTGACCCGGAGAAGGCCGGTCGTCATGGTCGCAGTCACCACCGTCTAG
- a CDS encoding bifunctional (p)ppGpp synthetase/guanosine-3',5'-bis(diphosphate) 3'-pyrophosphohydrolase: MDRFIEDWKKAAHQDEATLLRDAYKLAKEAHRHQFRATGEPYIIHPVAAMKILFDLGLVDDHTLASALVHDTVEDTPVTLEDIREVLGNDVAELVDGVTKLSRISYSSKEEMQAQNFRKMFLAMAKDIRVVLIKLADRLHNMRTMKFKEPDKQIATARETLDIYAPLAARLGIHRVKWELEDLSLRYLDPDAYYELVGMLSQRRSDREEYLKEITEELTVKIAAMGIAAEIEGRPKHFYSIYRKMKTQVKQLDEIYDLFATRIVVPTVSECYAVLGLVHELYKPIPGRFRDYIAMPKSNGYQSLHTTVIGHRGIPFEVQIRTEEMHRTAEYGIAAHWRYKEGSTEKKQDVFEIRLSWLRQLLEWQSDMSDAHDYMDALKEGLIPEEVFVFTPMGKVISLPSGAVPVDFAYHIHSDIGNSMYGAKVNGRMVSLTYELKNGDIVEILTSDRVRGPSRDWLNIVKSGTARNKISSWFKRERRDENIARGRELLDREVQKLGFHPSDLLKKEFYTPILKRYSIHSLDDLLAGVGYGGLPAGRVVPKLRDAYITSLPEDERVKLGYRVSKSGQVIHNPPNLLVSEALILDKDPKKAVKKKPRKQPVIPVKVRGLDNALLKMSRCCNPVPGDQIIGYVTRGMGVAIHRIDCPNIRNILNSFDRSPEDAERASRLIDVEWTTQSSESHRVYPVDIRIIARDRTNLLAEISAAIADEQISVQSARISSARDISANLLLTVEIENQEQYDKLVGRIKAIDSVVSVSRGHN, encoded by the coding sequence TGAAGACACGCCGGTGACCCTGGAAGACATCAGGGAAGTTTTGGGGAACGACGTTGCCGAGCTGGTCGACGGTGTGACCAAATTGTCACGGATCTCCTATTCTTCGAAAGAGGAGATGCAGGCGCAAAACTTCCGCAAGATGTTTCTGGCCATGGCCAAAGATATCCGGGTCGTCCTGATCAAGCTGGCCGACCGGTTGCACAACATGCGCACCATGAAGTTCAAGGAGCCTGACAAACAGATCGCGACTGCGCGGGAAACCCTGGACATCTACGCGCCGCTGGCCGCCCGCCTTGGCATTCATCGGGTCAAGTGGGAGCTGGAGGATCTGAGCCTGCGTTATCTGGACCCCGATGCCTACTATGAACTGGTCGGCATGCTGTCCCAGCGCCGCTCCGACCGGGAAGAATACCTGAAAGAAATCACGGAAGAGCTGACTGTCAAGATCGCAGCCATGGGCATCGCGGCGGAAATCGAGGGCCGCCCCAAGCACTTCTACAGCATCTACCGCAAGATGAAAACCCAGGTCAAGCAGCTCGATGAGATTTACGACCTGTTTGCCACCCGGATTGTCGTGCCCACCGTAAGCGAATGCTATGCTGTCCTGGGCCTGGTCCATGAGCTTTACAAGCCTATTCCCGGGCGGTTTCGGGATTACATTGCCATGCCCAAGAGCAATGGTTACCAGTCCCTTCACACGACCGTTATCGGCCACCGGGGAATTCCTTTTGAGGTTCAAATCCGGACCGAGGAGATGCACCGGACAGCTGAATACGGGATCGCAGCCCACTGGCGTTACAAGGAAGGCTCGACTGAGAAAAAGCAGGATGTCTTTGAGATCCGCCTTTCCTGGCTCCGCCAGCTCCTCGAATGGCAAAGCGACATGAGTGACGCCCATGATTACATGGACGCTTTGAAGGAAGGTTTGATTCCCGAGGAAGTCTTTGTCTTCACTCCCATGGGCAAGGTGATCTCGCTGCCGTCCGGGGCTGTGCCGGTTGATTTTGCCTATCATATCCACAGTGATATCGGTAATTCCATGTATGGGGCCAAAGTCAACGGCCGCATGGTTTCCCTGACCTACGAGCTGAAAAACGGGGATATTGTCGAAATTCTGACCTCAGACCGGGTCCGGGGACCCTCGCGCGACTGGCTCAACATCGTTAAGAGCGGAACGGCCCGCAATAAAATTTCCTCCTGGTTCAAGCGCGAAAGGCGTGATGAGAATATTGCCAGGGGACGTGAACTCCTGGACCGCGAGGTCCAAAAACTTGGATTTCACCCATCAGACCTGCTTAAAAAAGAGTTTTATACGCCCATCCTGAAACGCTACTCCATCCATTCGCTCGACGACCTGCTGGCCGGAGTCGGCTACGGAGGCCTGCCCGCAGGACGTGTCGTTCCAAAGCTTCGGGATGCTTACATCACTTCTCTGCCGGAAGATGAAAGAGTCAAGCTGGGCTACCGTGTTTCCAAGTCGGGCCAGGTCATTCACAACCCGCCCAATCTGCTGGTGAGCGAGGCCCTGATCCTCGACAAGGACCCGAAGAAGGCAGTTAAGAAGAAGCCCCGGAAGCAGCCCGTGATCCCCGTCAAAGTCCGGGGCCTTGACAACGCCTTGCTCAAGATGTCACGGTGCTGCAATCCGGTGCCGGGGGACCAGATCATCGGCTATGTGACGCGGGGCATGGGGGTGGCCATCCACCGGATTGACTGTCCCAATATCCGCAATATCCTGAACTCCTTCGACCGGTCACCGGAGGATGCTGAACGCGCCTCGCGGTTGATTGATGTCGAGTGGACTACCCAGTCGTCAGAATCACACCGGGTCTACCCCGTCGATATCCGGATTATTGCCCGTGACCGGACCAACCTGCTGGCGGAAATATCTGCTGCCATCGCTGACGAACAGATTTCGGTCCAGTCGGCCCGAATATCCTCGGCCCGCGATATCAGCGCCAATCTTCTTCTCACCGTTGAAATCGAAAACCAGGAACAGTATGACAAACTGGTGGGCCGGATCAAGGCCATTGACAGTGTCGTCAGCGTTTCACGCGGTCACAACTGA